A region of Geobacillus sp. 46C-IIa DNA encodes the following proteins:
- a CDS encoding LarC family nickel insertion protein: MTIIYFDCFSGISGDMVIGALIDAGADPKLLEAELKKLPLEEEYALTWRKIVKNGITCTKFDVVLNHDDHHRHHSGHDHRDYHHEHAHDNGHHHREHAHDEGHHHHRGHGHDDHHHHHSEHDHSDVRHLAHAHGGSDHHHGHGHHHRSYKEIAAMIETSELAAEVKETALAIFRRIGEAEGRIHHVPLDDVHFHEVGAVDSIIDIVGTAILIHQLGAVSIQSSPIPVGSGTVHIAHGEYPVPAPATLELLKGVPIEQSAVKGELTTPTGAAIVSVLAERFGPLPSMKVTAIGYGAGTKTFPHRPNVLRVVIGEQP, encoded by the coding sequence CGACCCGAAGCTGCTCGAAGCAGAATTAAAGAAACTCCCGTTGGAAGAGGAATACGCTTTAACATGGCGGAAGATTGTCAAAAACGGCATTACGTGCACAAAGTTTGATGTTGTCCTCAATCATGATGACCATCATCGACATCACTCCGGCCATGATCATCGTGACTATCATCACGAGCACGCTCATGATAACGGACATCATCATCGCGAGCACGCTCATGATGAAGGACACCATCATCATCGCGGGCACGGTCATGATGACCATCATCACCATCACTCCGAACATGATCATAGCGACGTCCGCCATCTCGCACATGCTCATGGCGGCAGCGATCATCATCATGGACACGGCCACCATCACCGGTCGTACAAAGAAATTGCGGCGATGATTGAAACGTCTGAGTTAGCTGCGGAAGTCAAAGAAACGGCGCTGGCGATTTTCCGCCGCATCGGCGAGGCAGAAGGGCGGATTCATCACGTTCCATTGGATGATGTTCATTTTCATGAAGTCGGAGCCGTCGATTCGATCATTGATATTGTCGGAACGGCGATTCTCATCCATCAGTTAGGGGCGGTGTCCATTCAGTCGTCTCCGATTCCTGTCGGGTCGGGCACGGTTCATATCGCGCATGGCGAATACCCGGTGCCGGCCCCGGCAACGCTCGAACTATTAAAAGGCGTCCCGATTGAACAGTCGGCAGTGAAAGGAGAGCTGACGACACCGACAGGGGCAGCGATTGTTTCCGTGCTGGCGGAGCGCTTTGGCCCGCTCCCGTCGATGAAAGTAACTGCCATTGGCTATGGAGCTGGAACAAAAACGTTCCCGCATCGCCCGAATGTGTTGCGCGTAGTGATCGGTGAACAACCGTAG
- the larC gene encoding nickel insertion protein, protein MGGHPPHHEHIDEQMIKMEVNLDDTPGEWLGYVMELLFEAGANDVFYTPIYMKKNRPGVLLQLLCSRERLEDMKEILFRETTTLGVRYYPLTVHRLERRFREVETEWGAVAVKEGIYRGQVVQRAPEFEQCKTIAQRNGVPLKNVYEQVWKQLNEKPEKT, encoded by the coding sequence ATGGGAGGCCATCCTCCTCATCATGAACATATTGATGAACAAATGATCAAAATGGAAGTGAATCTTGATGACACGCCGGGGGAGTGGCTCGGCTACGTGATGGAGTTGTTGTTTGAGGCGGGGGCAAATGATGTGTTTTACACGCCGATTTATATGAAAAAGAATCGTCCCGGTGTTTTGCTGCAACTATTATGTTCACGCGAGAGGCTTGAGGACATGAAAGAGATTTTGTTTCGTGAAACGACGACGCTGGGGGTGCGCTATTACCCGCTGACGGTGCACCGGCTCGAGCGGCGGTTCCGCGAGGTGGAAACGGAGTGGGGGGCGGTGGCGGTAAAGGAAGGCATTTACCGCGGCCAAGTCGTCCAAAGAGCCCCGGAGTTTGAACAATGCAAAACGATCGCCCAGAGAAATGGCGTTCCGTTGAAAAACGTGTATGAGCAAGTTTGGAAACAGCTGAATGAGAAACCGGAGAAAACGTAG